The Cupriavidus sp. EM10 genome includes a region encoding these proteins:
- a CDS encoding MaoC family dehydratase produces the protein MTTRIRSGNFFEDFHLGQVIRHGTPRTVTEADASLYIALTGARHLAHSAHTAARLLGYENRPLDDLLVFNIAFGKTVPDISLNAVANLGYAELRFVTPAFSGDTLRSESVVIGLKENSSRKSGIVYVRSTCYNQHDQVVLSWVRWVMVHKRLADSAAAELHVPVLAALAPIERTLVAPLIASADSLDEWCDMSGAEDLWDDYLVGDRINHPSGMTLEEADHMLATRLYQNNARAHFDALAMRDAGVGQRLIYGGHVMSVCRALSYDGLENVIGVIGINAGSHTSPSLAGDTLYAYTEVIDKRKLPGRHDIGVLRLRLVGLKNTPAQDVASASQTINGVLEYHSAVVLDLDYTVLMPRRWQNRNQG, from the coding sequence CGTCGCTCTACATCGCCCTGACGGGTGCGCGACATCTCGCCCACTCCGCGCACACGGCGGCTCGTCTCCTGGGCTATGAGAATCGCCCACTCGATGATCTGCTCGTCTTCAATATTGCATTCGGCAAAACAGTACCGGACATTTCGCTCAACGCCGTAGCGAACCTTGGCTACGCCGAGCTTCGCTTCGTCACACCTGCGTTCTCCGGGGATACTCTACGCAGCGAAAGTGTTGTCATCGGATTGAAGGAGAACTCGAGTCGCAAGTCCGGCATCGTGTACGTGCGGTCTACCTGCTACAACCAGCATGATCAAGTCGTGCTCAGTTGGGTGCGTTGGGTGATGGTCCACAAGCGGCTGGCCGATTCGGCGGCGGCAGAACTGCACGTCCCGGTGCTCGCCGCACTCGCGCCCATCGAAAGAACCCTCGTAGCGCCGCTCATCGCCTCCGCTGACAGCCTTGACGAGTGGTGTGACATGTCAGGCGCCGAGGATCTCTGGGATGACTACCTGGTGGGCGACCGCATCAACCATCCTTCTGGCATGACATTGGAAGAGGCGGACCACATGCTGGCGACTCGTCTGTACCAGAACAATGCCCGCGCCCACTTCGACGCACTGGCGATGCGCGACGCCGGTGTGGGGCAACGTTTGATCTACGGCGGTCACGTCATGTCGGTGTGCCGCGCCCTGTCTTATGACGGTCTCGAGAACGTGATCGGCGTCATCGGGATCAATGCAGGGAGCCACACCTCGCCGTCGCTGGCGGGCGACACGCTTTACGCCTACACGGAAGTGATTGACAAACGAAAGCTGCCAGGCCGACACGACATCGGCGTACTACGCCTGCGTTTGGTAGGCCTCAAAAACACCCCCGCGCAGGACGTGGCATCGGCCTCCCAGACGATCAATGGCGTCTTGGAGTATCACTCCGCCGTCGTCCTGGATTTGGACTACACGGTCCTGATGCCACGGCGCTGGCAGAACCGAAACCAAGGCTAA
- a CDS encoding tripartite tricarboxylate transporter substrate binding protein, with translation MLRIMLAGTGLAVASMAVGVQAAGPYPDRPVKVIVPWPAGQATDAATRAVADILSQKLGQPFVVDNRAGAGGAIGSDAAARSTPDGYTLLAGSTGATTINPLITKTNYSASSFKPVGVIATVPYVLVSSSQFPAKDARALIAELRAHPGKYTFASSGSGSIGHLTAELFLASTGVKASHVPYKGSGPALVDVMAGRVDFMFDSVTSILPHLKAGRIHVYGLSSATRSASMPDVPTLAEVTDLKTFDLSAWIGLLAPAGTPDAVVATLNKQLQAVVNTADVKRRYLTIGVETPADTAAASMLKVMGNEQTRLQALIKQANIKVD, from the coding sequence ATGTTGCGAATCATGTTGGCCGGCACCGGCCTGGCGGTAGCCTCGATGGCCGTTGGCGTTCAAGCTGCAGGCCCTTACCCGGATCGACCGGTAAAGGTAATTGTTCCCTGGCCGGCCGGCCAAGCCACCGATGCCGCGACGCGTGCCGTGGCTGACATCCTCTCGCAAAAGCTCGGACAGCCTTTCGTCGTCGACAATCGCGCCGGAGCAGGTGGCGCGATCGGATCGGATGCCGCAGCTCGCTCCACGCCTGACGGTTATACCCTGCTGGCGGGATCCACTGGAGCGACAACGATCAATCCCCTGATCACCAAGACCAACTACAGCGCAAGCAGCTTCAAGCCGGTAGGCGTCATCGCAACCGTTCCGTACGTGCTGGTAAGCTCTTCCCAATTTCCTGCCAAGGACGCACGCGCCTTGATCGCCGAGCTGCGGGCACACCCCGGCAAATATACCTTCGCCTCCTCCGGGAGCGGCTCGATTGGTCACCTGACTGCCGAATTGTTCCTCGCCAGCACTGGCGTCAAGGCGTCCCATGTTCCCTATAAGGGCAGCGGTCCCGCGCTCGTTGACGTGATGGCTGGCCGGGTAGACTTCATGTTCGACTCGGTGACCTCTATCCTGCCGCACCTGAAGGCCGGCCGGATCCACGTCTATGGCCTCTCGTCGGCAACGCGTAGCGCATCGATGCCCGACGTGCCGACTCTCGCTGAAGTGACCGATCTCAAGACCTTCGACCTGTCAGCATGGATCGGCCTCCTGGCGCCGGCCGGCACGCCAGACGCCGTAGTCGCCACGCTGAACAAGCAGCTTCAGGCAGTGGTCAATACGGCAGACGTGAAGCGTCGGTATCTGACTATCGGCGTCGAGACGCCCGCCGACACGGCCGCCGCCAGCATGTTGAAGGTCATGGGCAACGAGCAAACTCGTCTGCAAGCGCTGATCAAGCAGGCCAATATCAAAGTCGACTGA
- a CDS encoding 2-hydroxyacid dehydrogenase, translating into MRVKTLVKIGDFGEPLQSMVDREFHCLSPAEAFADTMAAGRVEGILTRSNCKISPDLLDRFPALRIIATSGVGYDGIPVRDAAARGIVVTNTPGVLDNAVCELGMALLLGLLRDIPHGDRFVRNGDWTNASFPLTTNLHGMRVGIVGLGRIGEGMARRLEPFGVKIAYTSRAARAVSYEYFDSPLTLARQSDALILCCAGGEETHHLVDERVLDALSGGWLINIARGSVVDEAALCRALRSGSLRGAALDVFEEEPLSASPLRSLPNVVLSPHRASATLQTRSAMLRMALDNLHAVLAGGTPLSIVKL; encoded by the coding sequence ATGCGAGTGAAGACGTTGGTCAAGATCGGGGACTTTGGCGAACCACTCCAGTCCATGGTCGATCGCGAATTCCACTGCCTTTCGCCTGCGGAAGCCTTCGCGGACACAATGGCTGCAGGACGTGTCGAGGGCATCCTCACCCGCAGCAACTGCAAGATCTCCCCGGACCTCCTTGACCGCTTTCCCGCGCTGCGCATCATCGCGACCTCCGGCGTCGGCTACGATGGCATTCCCGTTCGCGATGCAGCCGCTCGCGGCATTGTGGTCACCAATACACCTGGAGTACTGGACAACGCAGTGTGTGAGCTGGGCATGGCGCTTCTGCTCGGCCTCCTGCGGGACATTCCCCATGGCGACCGCTTCGTCCGGAACGGTGACTGGACGAATGCCTCGTTTCCATTGACCACCAACCTGCACGGCATGCGGGTGGGCATCGTCGGATTGGGTCGCATAGGCGAAGGCATGGCGCGGCGGCTGGAGCCGTTTGGCGTCAAGATCGCCTACACATCACGCGCTGCGCGCGCCGTTTCCTACGAGTACTTCGATTCGCCGCTCACGCTGGCCCGTCAGTCGGATGCGCTCATTCTTTGTTGCGCGGGGGGCGAGGAGACGCACCATCTCGTTGATGAGCGCGTCCTCGATGCCCTGAGCGGCGGGTGGCTGATCAACATCGCACGCGGCAGTGTTGTCGATGAAGCAGCACTATGCCGTGCCTTACGTAGCGGATCGCTACGTGGTGCCGCGCTGGATGTGTTCGAGGAAGAGCCGCTGAGCGCCTCGCCGCTACGCTCCCTACCCAACGTCGTGTTGTCGCCCCATCGCGCTTCGGCTACGCTGCAAACGCGCTCCGCAATGCTACGGATGGCACTGGATAATCTGCACGCAGTTCTGGCGGGAGGCACACCGCTGAGCATCGTCAAATTGTAG
- a CDS encoding acyl-CoA dehydrogenase family protein → MNRVDEYQEIREAIRDLCGEFSAEYFRKIDEARGYPEEFVNALTKAGWLAALIPEEYGGSGLGLTQASVIMEEINRAGGNSGACHGQMYNMGTLLRHGSVEQKKLYLPKIASGDLRLQSMAVTEPTTGTDTTKIKTTAVRKGDKYVINGQKVWISRVQHSDLMILLARTTPLDQVKKKSEGMSIFVVDLRDAIGNGLTVQPIINMVNHETNELFFDNLEIPAENLIGEEGKGFKYILDGLNAERTLIAAECIGDGYWFIDKVTKYVNERVVFGRPIGQNQGVQFPIAKAYVNVEAASLMRFKAASLFDAHQQCGAEANMAKMLAADASWEAANACLQYHGGFGFAAEYDVERKFRETRLYQVAPISTNLILSYVGEHCLGMPRSF, encoded by the coding sequence CTGAACCGAGTCGATGAATACCAGGAAATCCGTGAGGCCATCCGTGACCTTTGCGGCGAGTTTTCGGCGGAGTATTTCCGCAAGATTGACGAGGCCCGGGGATACCCCGAGGAGTTCGTGAATGCGCTGACCAAGGCCGGCTGGCTCGCCGCACTGATTCCGGAAGAGTACGGCGGCTCCGGACTGGGACTGACCCAGGCATCGGTGATCATGGAGGAAATCAATCGTGCGGGGGGCAACTCGGGCGCGTGCCACGGGCAGATGTACAACATGGGAACATTGCTGCGTCACGGTTCGGTGGAACAAAAGAAGCTCTACCTGCCGAAGATCGCCAGTGGCGACCTGCGCCTGCAATCGATGGCCGTCACCGAACCCACCACGGGTACGGACACCACGAAGATCAAGACCACGGCCGTGCGCAAGGGCGACAAGTATGTGATCAACGGCCAGAAGGTGTGGATTTCGCGCGTCCAGCATTCCGATCTGATGATTCTGCTGGCCCGTACGACGCCACTGGACCAGGTGAAGAAGAAGTCCGAAGGGATGTCCATTTTTGTGGTTGACCTGCGCGACGCGATCGGCAACGGCCTGACCGTCCAGCCAATCATCAACATGGTCAACCATGAGACCAACGAGCTCTTCTTCGACAACCTCGAGATCCCGGCTGAGAATCTGATCGGCGAGGAGGGCAAGGGCTTCAAGTACATCCTGGATGGTCTGAACGCCGAACGTACGCTGATTGCCGCCGAGTGTATCGGGGACGGCTACTGGTTTATCGACAAGGTGACCAAGTACGTCAACGAGCGTGTGGTGTTCGGCCGGCCGATTGGACAGAACCAGGGAGTGCAGTTCCCGATCGCAAAGGCGTACGTCAACGTTGAGGCCGCAAGCCTGATGCGCTTCAAGGCAGCCAGCCTGTTCGATGCCCACCAGCAGTGTGGTGCGGAAGCCAATATGGCAAAGATGCTGGCGGCGGATGCGTCGTGGGAAGCAGCCAATGCTTGTCTGCAGTATCACGGCGGATTTGGATTCGCGGCCGAATACGACGTGGAACGCAAGTTCCGGGAAACCCGTCTGTACCAAGTGGCGCCGATTTCCACCAACCTGATTCTTTCCTACGTCGGCGAGCACTGCTTGGGCATGCCGCGTTCGTTCTAA
- a CDS encoding MaoC family dehydratase N-terminal domain-containing protein: MDVAKLKEWVGRTNEGQDEITAYPVVALGATLDYEDAVPRRGDAIPPLWHWLYFLPTHRQSEVGADGHPSRGGFLPPVPLPRRMWAGSRLQFHAPLRVGELVSKVSTVLDVSAKTGRTGTLAFVKVEHKYHGPSGLAISEEQDIVYREAAGPGAPSPEPMPAPSDEEWVQEVVTDPVLLFRFSALTFNGHRIHFDKPYATAEEHYPNLVVHGPLQAMLLLELVRKHLPDATVRSFSFRGVRPTFTPQKIYVCGKRKPDGKAVDLWIRHEDGALAMSATAELN; encoded by the coding sequence ATGGACGTCGCGAAGTTGAAGGAATGGGTCGGCAGGACCAATGAGGGTCAGGACGAAATCACCGCATACCCGGTGGTCGCCCTTGGCGCAACGCTTGACTACGAGGACGCGGTGCCCCGCCGCGGCGATGCCATCCCGCCCCTGTGGCACTGGCTGTACTTCCTTCCCACGCATCGCCAATCCGAGGTTGGTGCCGACGGCCACCCCAGTCGGGGTGGTTTCCTGCCTCCGGTGCCGCTGCCGCGCCGGATGTGGGCGGGCAGTCGCCTGCAATTCCACGCGCCCCTGCGAGTCGGCGAGCTAGTGTCCAAAGTTTCGACCGTATTGGATGTTTCGGCGAAGACGGGACGCACTGGCACGCTCGCGTTCGTAAAGGTCGAGCACAAGTATCACGGGCCTTCCGGGCTGGCAATCTCCGAAGAACAGGACATCGTGTATCGCGAGGCTGCGGGCCCGGGAGCGCCATCGCCGGAGCCCATGCCCGCGCCGTCGGATGAGGAGTGGGTGCAGGAGGTGGTAACGGATCCGGTTCTGCTGTTCCGATTCTCAGCGCTGACCTTCAATGGCCATCGTATCCACTTCGATAAACCGTACGCGACGGCTGAAGAGCACTATCCGAACCTGGTGGTGCACGGTCCATTGCAAGCCATGCTCTTGCTGGAATTGGTCCGCAAGCATCTGCCAGATGCGACGGTAAGAAGTTTTTCCTTTCGCGGGGTGCGTCCGACATTCACGCCCCAGAAAATCTACGTTTGCGGCAAGCGCAAGCCGGACGGCAAGGCCGTCGATCTGTGGATCCGTCACGAAGACGGTGCATTGGCCATGAGCGCGACTGCCGAGCTCAACTAA
- the citF gene encoding citrate lyase subunit alpha, with the protein MKNSLGRAIPEWLAGGRLTPFAGLSGQPEVHHRVGASFRSFSRGTPKLLRCIRDALDAAGVRDGSTISFHHHLRNGDAVANAVLAEAARMGLRDLTIAASSIFPVHAPWVPLIEAGVIRRIFTAYASGPVADAVTQGRLREPLIMHTHGGRARLIESGSLTIDAAFIAAPTADIYGNLNGVQGPSACGTLGYAETDVRHAASVIAVTDHLVPYPACPIAISQDLVDYVVETPCIGNREMIVSGTTRPTADPIGLHIAAQAARVIDAAGLLDENFGFQTGAGGISLAVAAALGEVMARRGVCGSFAAGGVNGYLVDMLEQGLFRSLLDVQCFDLRAVDSFRDNPRHQPMSASMYANPWNRGAVVNRLSAMILGAAEIDVDFNVNVTTASDGRIIGGSGGHSDTAAGAKLAIVTTRLRAGNIPKIVRRVRTVTTPGETIDVVVTEAGIAVNPLRPEIMERLRYNGLNVVPIEQLQVLAGQDVPVQSRPAPNTGEVVGLVEYRDGTILDAIERLAQ; encoded by the coding sequence ATGAAGAACAGTTTGGGCAGAGCCATTCCAGAATGGTTAGCTGGTGGGCGACTGACGCCCTTTGCGGGGCTGAGCGGCCAGCCGGAGGTGCATCATCGCGTCGGTGCGAGCTTCCGCTCCTTCTCACGCGGCACGCCGAAGCTGCTTCGATGCATTCGCGATGCACTCGATGCCGCCGGCGTACGCGACGGTTCAACGATCTCCTTTCATCACCATTTGCGCAACGGCGACGCGGTTGCCAACGCCGTTCTGGCCGAGGCAGCCCGTATGGGGTTGCGTGACCTGACGATCGCGGCCAGTTCGATCTTCCCGGTGCATGCGCCTTGGGTCCCCTTGATCGAGGCCGGCGTCATTCGGCGCATCTTCACGGCCTACGCTTCGGGGCCGGTTGCCGATGCCGTGACCCAAGGCAGGCTCCGAGAGCCGTTGATCATGCACACGCACGGCGGCCGCGCAAGATTGATCGAGTCCGGCAGCCTAACCATCGATGCGGCCTTTATCGCGGCGCCCACGGCGGATATCTATGGCAACCTCAACGGCGTGCAAGGGCCATCGGCCTGCGGAACGCTGGGGTATGCGGAAACCGATGTTCGCCATGCCGCGTCGGTCATCGCCGTCACCGACCATCTTGTCCCGTACCCCGCTTGTCCCATTGCCATCAGTCAGGATCTTGTGGACTACGTCGTCGAGACGCCATGCATCGGCAATCGGGAAATGATCGTTTCCGGTACGACTCGGCCAACCGCCGACCCAATCGGGCTACATATCGCCGCACAAGCCGCACGCGTCATCGATGCCGCCGGATTGCTCGACGAGAACTTCGGATTCCAGACAGGGGCGGGAGGAATTTCTTTGGCAGTGGCGGCGGCATTGGGAGAAGTCATGGCACGCCGCGGCGTTTGTGGCAGCTTTGCCGCGGGCGGCGTCAATGGATACCTGGTGGACATGCTCGAACAGGGTCTGTTTCGGAGCCTTCTCGACGTACAGTGCTTCGATCTTCGCGCCGTCGACTCGTTTCGCGACAACCCCCGACACCAGCCCATGTCCGCATCAATGTACGCGAACCCCTGGAATCGGGGCGCCGTGGTGAACCGTCTGAGCGCCATGATCCTGGGCGCAGCCGAGATCGATGTGGATTTCAATGTCAATGTCACAACGGCCAGCGATGGGCGAATCATTGGCGGATCCGGCGGACATAGCGACACGGCCGCCGGCGCTAAACTTGCCATCGTTACCACCCGGCTGCGCGCCGGCAACATCCCGAAGATCGTGCGGCGTGTCCGCACCGTCACCACTCCCGGCGAAACGATCGACGTCGTCGTGACCGAAGCGGGCATTGCTGTGAACCCGCTACGTCCTGAGATTATGGAGCGGCTGCGGTACAACGGGCTAAATGTCGTCCCTATCGAGCAGCTCCAAGTATTGGCCGGACAAGATGTTCCTGTGCAATCGAGACCGGCGCCCAACACGGGTGAAGTCGTTGGCCTCGTTGAGTATCGTGACGGCACCATCCTCGATGCGATCGAGCGGCTCGCGCAATGA